In Funiculus sociatus GB2-C1, one genomic interval encodes:
- a CDS encoding metallophosphoesterase: MHWILSGPLSVEKVKVAIAMPTSLHKTKLVQLSDLHYDGLRLSDELLAQAIAASNQLEPDLVLLTGDYVTDDPTPIHKLVRSLKHLKSRFGVYAVLGNHDNYYRHSKQEVQNALTNIGIRVLENEIAYPLGKALPIVGLADFWSPEFNPAPVMNQLDPNTPRIVLSHNPDTAEILQQWRVDLQLSGHTHGGQVVIPGFGPAAGLLQHLRDIIPQPMQALVPFMKECNKVVQHWEWASGWHQVGKNQLYVNRGLGTYLPGRLFCPPEVTAITLVSQ; this comes from the coding sequence ATGCACTGGATATTATCTGGGCCATTAAGTGTAGAAAAGGTGAAAGTAGCGATCGCAATGCCGACATCTTTGCACAAAACAAAACTGGTGCAACTGTCAGATTTGCACTACGATGGTCTGCGGCTGTCCGATGAACTGTTAGCACAAGCAATTGCAGCCAGCAATCAACTTGAACCAGACCTAGTTTTATTGACAGGCGACTACGTAACCGACGATCCAACCCCGATTCATAAGTTAGTGCGATCGCTAAAACATCTGAAAAGTCGTTTTGGTGTCTATGCCGTACTCGGCAACCACGATAATTATTACCGCCATTCAAAACAAGAGGTGCAAAATGCCCTGACTAACATCGGCATTCGCGTCCTTGAGAACGAAATCGCTTATCCACTGGGAAAAGCATTACCTATAGTCGGACTCGCTGATTTTTGGTCGCCGGAATTTAACCCCGCCCCCGTAATGAATCAACTTGACCCGAATACACCCCGTATCGTCTTATCTCATAACCCAGATACCGCCGAAATTTTGCAACAATGGCGGGTTGATTTGCAACTCTCAGGTCATACTCACGGCGGTCAAGTGGTGATTCCAGGGTTTGGCCCGGCGGCAGGATTGCTGCAACACTTGCGCGACATTATTCCCCAACCGATGCAGGCTTTGGTGCCTTTTATGAAGGAATGTAATAAAGTCGTGCAGCATTGGGAATGGGCTTCTGGATGGCATCAGGTGGGAAAAAACCAGCTGTATGTAAATCGCGGATTGGGAACCTATTTACCGGGACGATTGTTTTGTCCGCCAGAAGTTACGGCGATTACTCTCGTAAGTCAGTAG
- a CDS encoding histidinol-phosphate transaminase, which translates to MFSFIRSDLSGLRAYTPHPGGTSGSPVASDIPIDRLDTNECPFDLPKELKEKLAWTYQQLIETNRYPDGSHAELKDAIAQYVNESISPVLTQGEAGESLISPANISLGNGSDELIRSLLIATCLGGEGSILVADPTFSMYGILAKTLGIPVVTVGRKQANFEIDLTTAQKAIEQTSNPPIRVVFVVHPNSPTANALTAAELEWLRSLPEEILVVIDEAYFEFSRTTVVGELHHRPNWVVLRTFSKAFRLAALRMGYAIAHPEIILALEKVRLPYNLPSFTQAAALLALSHRQLLLGCIPEILTEREKLLDFLKQQPNLQIWHSESNFIYLRTPTEEALTNLAHQLKQLGTLVRHTGGGIRLTVGTEPENQRSRQHLLAALKTIS; encoded by the coding sequence ATGTTCTCCTTCATTCGGTCAGATTTATCTGGGCTACGCGCCTATACACCGCACCCAGGCGGGACATCAGGGAGTCCAGTTGCCTCAGACATTCCTATCGACCGCCTGGATACCAATGAATGCCCGTTTGATTTGCCTAAGGAGTTAAAAGAAAAGCTGGCTTGGACTTATCAGCAGCTGATTGAGACAAATCGCTATCCTGATGGTAGTCATGCTGAACTGAAGGACGCGATCGCGCAATACGTCAATGAATCGATTTCCCCTGTATTAACTCAGGGGGAGGCAGGTGAAAGTTTAATTAGCCCAGCTAATATTTCTCTAGGCAACGGTTCAGATGAACTAATTCGTTCTCTGTTGATTGCCACCTGTTTAGGAGGAGAAGGGTCGATTTTGGTAGCTGATCCCACCTTCTCTATGTACGGCATTCTCGCTAAAACGCTGGGCATCCCTGTAGTCACTGTGGGGCGTAAGCAAGCAAATTTTGAAATTGACCTGACCACCGCCCAAAAAGCTATTGAACAAACCTCCAATCCACCAATCCGGGTGGTGTTCGTGGTTCATCCCAACTCCCCTACAGCCAACGCCCTAACCGCTGCTGAGTTGGAATGGCTGCGGAGTTTGCCAGAGGAGATTCTGGTAGTAATTGACGAAGCTTATTTTGAATTTAGTCGGACAACTGTTGTTGGAGAATTACACCATCGTCCGAACTGGGTGGTGTTGCGGACATTTTCCAAAGCCTTTCGACTGGCAGCTTTAAGAATGGGTTACGCGATCGCACATCCGGAAATTATCCTCGCCCTGGAAAAAGTCCGTCTCCCCTACAACCTCCCCAGCTTCACCCAAGCTGCTGCATTGCTGGCCCTTTCCCATCGCCAACTGCTACTCGGTTGCATTCCCGAAATTCTCACCGAACGCGAAAAGTTACTCGACTTTCTCAAACAGCAACCAAATTTACAAATTTGGCACAGCGAGTCTAACTTTATTTACCTGCGTACCCCCACAGAGGAAGCCCTTACCAACTTAGCCCACCAACTCAAACAGCTGGGAACGTTGGTGCGACACACTGGCGGCGGCATCCGTCTTACCGTAGGTACTGAACCAGAAAATCAGCGATCGCGCCAACATCTTCTAGCAGCTTTAAAAACTATTTCTTAA
- a CDS encoding GNAT family N-acetyltransferase, whose translation MKPARDPTGLAPHHCFPLVLHRQPEKDVQPKIACHFIIRTARQSDLTGLTEILADSFHPRNGIWNWFYPLFRLGIYEDLRNRLRSAPENYICLVALEPVGGTNQGNSDRIYSQPSEFEHADDSVVGTVEMALRPSSWQPWGSQYPYISNLAVYKSCRRRGAALQLLRYCERIALEWGFEDIYLHVLENNHQARQLYLKAGYELHKVDPSWSDLLFMRPRRLFLHKHLTPKLQNHNS comes from the coding sequence ATGAAACCTGCTAGAGATCCAACTGGGCTAGCTCCTCACCACTGCTTTCCTTTAGTTTTGCACCGCCAACCCGAAAAAGACGTACAACCCAAAATTGCCTGTCACTTTATTATCCGGACGGCCCGCCAAAGCGATCTGACAGGTCTGACTGAGATCCTGGCGGATAGTTTTCACCCGCGCAATGGGATTTGGAACTGGTTCTATCCTCTTTTTCGATTAGGAATTTATGAAGATTTGCGGAATCGGCTGCGCTCGGCTCCTGAGAATTACATTTGTTTAGTCGCTCTTGAGCCTGTTGGCGGCACTAATCAGGGAAATAGCGATCGCATCTACTCCCAACCCTCAGAGTTTGAACACGCTGATGATTCTGTGGTAGGCACTGTAGAAATGGCGCTCCGTCCCTCTTCCTGGCAACCTTGGGGTTCTCAATATCCTTATATCTCCAATTTGGCTGTCTACAAGTCGTGTCGGCGGCGCGGCGCAGCGCTGCAATTGCTGCGCTACTGCGAGCGAATAGCTCTAGAGTGGGGTTTTGAAGATATTTACCTCCACGTTCTCGAAAACAATCATCAAGCTAGGCAGCTTTATCTGAAGGCGGGATATGAACTGCACAAGGTTGATCCCAGCTGGAGCGACTTGCTGTTTATGCGTCCCCGAAGGCTGTTTTTGCACAAACACTTGACTCCTAAACTTCAAAACCACAACTCATGA